GCCCGGTGGAGCACAAAGTATCGGTAGCCTACGCCCTGCACCCTGCCGGAGATATGGACTATGAGTTTTCTATCCATGCTTTGTTGCAGATACTTAAATATATCTCAACCCTAAATATTATAATGCTGTCGTAAATATATCAATACGCCGTTTTCATTGTTAGTATTCGTAACAAATTTTGCTTTGTTTTTTATAGACTCCGAAGCATTACCCATTGCTACTGAACAACCGCATTTTTCAAATAGCTCAATATCATTAATATCATCTCCAAAACATACTGTATCATTGTTAATATCTTCTTCTGACAACAAGTTGATCAGACCCGTATATTTGGAAACACTTTTATGCATTATCTGTGCTAATGAACTGTTGTTCGTTAACAACAACCTTAAGTCTTTTGAAAGATTTTCTTGAATATACGAAAGCATAGCTTCATTTTTTATATCCACAAGTATTTTAGCAGCATCATATATTTTAAAGTTAAAATCAACTTCCTGAAAATAACGTTTAGGAAAATATTTTTCAAAACTGCCGTTGACGTATAATTGGTCATTCAATTCATAACCGTGAATTATTTTTTCATCGAATCTATTAATAAAACGATTAAATAACAATATCTGTTCTTCGTCTATAAATCTTTTATAAACATGCCCATCTCTCCCCTGAACCAGGGCTCCATTGTAATATATTTTATCTGACATTTCATATAAATACTCAGACAATTCGACTACACCTCGTGGAGGTCTGGCAGTAGCCAGTATAATTCTCTTATCATTTTCCAATAATGTTTTCAGAAATTCAATTGTATCTTTTGGTATTACTTTGTCGTCATTTAATAAAGTCCCATCTAAATCTAATACAATGTTTTTCATATAATATTCCGTTAAACTTCTGAATTCATTATTTTAATTTAGTTATAATAAATCTGCGTTAATCTGCGAAAATCGTTCGACTTAGCCTGTCGAAGTCCGCGTCCCAATTTGCCAGCTGTTCAATGTCCTATCAGCTTGAAAGCCAGTTTCACTGCCTCCTCCGGGGTCTTGACGTGCCTGATGACCGACGCGATCTTCCAGGTGTTCAGGCCTATCAGCGGTA
This sequence is a window from bacterium. Protein-coding genes within it:
- a CDS encoding HAD family hydrolase translates to MKNIVLDLDGTLLNDDKVIPKDTIEFLKTLLENDKRIILATARPPRGVVELSEYLYEMSDKIYYNGALVQGRDGHVYKRFIDEEQILLFNRFINRFDEKIIHGYELNDQLYVNGSFEKYFPKRYFQEVDFNFKIYDAAKILVDIKNEAMLSYIQENLSKDLRLLLTNNSSLAQIMHKSVSKYTGLINLLSEEDINNDTVCFGDDINDIELFEKCGCSVAMGNASESIKNKAKFVTNTNNENGVLIYLRQHYNI